Proteins from a single region of Paraburkholderia sp. PGU19:
- a CDS encoding LysR family transcriptional regulator, whose product MSFDERILNGMGVLTAIVESGSFAGASERLDMSQSGVSRSVARLETRLGIRLFDRTTRTVKLTDEGLRLYEQIVPLMDGLEEAAASAAGGATAVRGRLRVNVDPFFSKIVLSPRIGEFVARYPELNLDLITRDQLGDMIADGFDLAVRFGEPRPSTLVARRLLDTRIVTAASPGYLKKHGRPLKPTDLEREPHNCIQYRDPETGRPFVWEFHRPRKKVIIDARGRLTVNDVSTMHGACLAGHGIAQIMALGTQPLFDSGRLVDLFPDWPDERFPLCALYPSRRHPSAKVRAFLDFIVKITGSPLNDKPWY is encoded by the coding sequence ATGTCCTTCGACGAACGGATTCTCAACGGCATGGGTGTGCTGACGGCGATCGTCGAAAGCGGCAGCTTCGCGGGCGCAAGCGAACGGCTCGACATGTCGCAATCGGGCGTGAGCCGCTCGGTCGCGCGGCTGGAGACGCGGCTCGGCATCCGCCTGTTCGACCGCACCACGCGCACCGTCAAGCTCACCGACGAAGGCCTGCGTCTCTACGAACAGATCGTGCCGCTCATGGACGGCCTCGAAGAAGCGGCGGCATCGGCGGCAGGCGGCGCAACCGCCGTGCGCGGACGGCTACGCGTGAACGTCGATCCGTTCTTCTCGAAGATCGTGCTGAGCCCGCGCATCGGCGAATTCGTCGCGCGTTATCCGGAACTCAATCTCGACCTGATCACGCGCGACCAGCTCGGCGATATGATCGCCGACGGCTTCGACCTCGCCGTGCGTTTCGGCGAGCCGCGCCCGTCGACGCTCGTCGCGCGCCGGCTGCTGGACACGCGCATCGTGACGGCCGCGTCGCCAGGCTATCTGAAGAAGCACGGCCGCCCCCTCAAGCCCACCGATCTCGAACGCGAGCCGCACAACTGTATCCAGTACCGCGACCCGGAAACCGGACGCCCGTTCGTGTGGGAATTTCACCGGCCGCGCAAAAAAGTCATCATCGACGCGCGCGGCCGCCTCACGGTCAACGACGTCTCGACGATGCACGGTGCATGCCTCGCCGGTCACGGGATCGCGCAGATCATGGCGCTCGGCACGCAGCCGCTGTTCGACAGCGGCCGCCTCGTCGATCTCTTTCCCGACTGGCCCGACGAGCGCTTTCCGCTCTGCGCGCTCTACCCTTCGCGGCGTCATCCGTCCGCGAAGGTGCGCGCCTTTCTCGACTTCATCGTCAAGATTACCGGCTCGCCGCTCAACGACAAGCCGTGGTATTGA
- a CDS encoding FAD-dependent oxidoreductase, which yields MKTSAMETTDAIVIVGTGLAGYTVAREVRKLDANVPIVLISESDGCFYSKPTLSNALAMKKQPTELALFDASAMATQLNARVLTHRSVERIAPDSRGIVVDGEPLPYARLVLAIGADARRVPMQGDGASDVLSVNSLADYVRFRERLQCARSVAILGAGLIGCEFANDLALAGYRVSLIDPAAAPLSRLVPEPVGAALAAALERHGVRAHLGTSVTAITRSEQGYQLSCSDGERLAADLVVSAIGLAPRTALAADAGLAIENGIRTDAWCRTSVANIYALGDCAAIDGKVQPYVLPIMHAARALARTLTAEPTRVDFPVMPITVKVPAAPTIIVPPVEAGEWSLENADGVSPDRMRAVCEDPRDRRLLGFALLGEATTAKAELIKAMMAASV from the coding sequence ATGAAGACGTCCGCTATGGAGACTACTGACGCAATCGTCATCGTCGGAACGGGACTGGCCGGTTACACGGTTGCGCGTGAAGTGCGCAAGCTCGACGCAAACGTGCCGATCGTGCTGATCAGTGAAAGCGATGGCTGCTTCTATTCGAAGCCCACGCTTTCGAATGCGCTTGCGATGAAGAAGCAGCCAACGGAGTTGGCTCTGTTCGATGCGAGCGCGATGGCGACGCAATTAAACGCCCGCGTTCTCACGCATCGCAGCGTGGAGCGGATCGCGCCGGATAGCCGCGGGATTGTCGTCGACGGGGAGCCGCTTCCGTACGCACGGCTCGTCCTCGCGATCGGTGCGGACGCGCGTCGCGTTCCCATGCAGGGCGATGGCGCGTCCGACGTGCTTTCGGTCAACAGCCTCGCCGATTACGTGCGGTTCAGGGAGCGGCTGCAGTGCGCGCGGTCTGTCGCGATTCTCGGCGCTGGCCTGATCGGATGCGAGTTTGCGAATGACCTCGCATTGGCCGGTTATCGGGTTTCGCTAATCGATCCTGCCGCTGCGCCGCTCTCGCGTCTCGTTCCTGAGCCCGTGGGCGCGGCGCTCGCCGCGGCGCTCGAACGGCACGGCGTTCGAGCGCACCTCGGCACGAGCGTCACTGCGATCACGCGATCGGAACAGGGTTACCAGCTGAGCTGTTCCGATGGCGAGCGACTTGCCGCAGACCTTGTGGTGTCGGCGATCGGCCTTGCACCTCGAACTGCGCTGGCAGCCGATGCGGGTCTCGCGATCGAAAACGGTATCCGCACGGACGCATGGTGTCGAACGAGTGTCGCCAATATCTATGCGTTAGGAGACTGCGCGGCAATTGACGGCAAAGTGCAGCCCTATGTGCTGCCGATCATGCACGCGGCGCGGGCGCTGGCTCGCACACTAACCGCCGAACCGACGCGGGTCGATTTTCCCGTGATGCCGATCACCGTGAAAGTGCCCGCGGCGCCGACCATTATCGTGCCGCCCGTTGAGGCAGGTGAATGGTCGCTCGAAAACGCAGACGGTGTCTCGCCAGACAGAATGCGGGCTGTTTGTGAAGACCCGCGTGATCGCCGGCTTCTCGGCTTTGCATTGCTGGGCGAAGCAACGACAGCGAAAGCGGAGCTGATCAAGGCGATGATGGCCGCGTCCGTTTGA
- a CDS encoding recombination-associated protein RdgC, giving the protein MWFKNLQLHRLPAPWKVSAEQIEKWLEPHAFQPANSVETTRQGWASPRNDGTLVYSTNKQMLLTFRAEKKLLPASVVTQVTKARALELEEQQGFKPGRKQMRDLKEQVTDELLPRAFSIQRDTRVWIDTVNGWLAIDSASQALGDDVLGLLVKSVDRLPIMSVRVAQAPVSAMTNWLLAGDGPVNFTLDQDTELRSPAEGNATVRYVGHALEADDMRRHIEAGKQCMRLAMTWNDRVSFVLTPSLTIKRVTPLDVIKEAADPTAQNDDEQFESDFTLMTGELAKMLDGIVDALGGELDDGIAPAKAA; this is encoded by the coding sequence ATGTGGTTCAAGAATCTACAGCTTCACCGTCTTCCCGCTCCGTGGAAAGTGAGCGCCGAGCAAATCGAAAAGTGGCTCGAGCCGCACGCGTTCCAGCCGGCCAACAGCGTCGAGACGACGCGCCAGGGCTGGGCGTCGCCGCGCAATGACGGCACGCTCGTCTACTCGACCAACAAGCAGATGCTGCTCACGTTCCGCGCGGAAAAGAAACTGCTGCCCGCTTCCGTCGTCACGCAGGTGACGAAGGCTCGCGCGCTCGAACTCGAAGAGCAACAGGGTTTCAAGCCCGGCCGCAAGCAGATGCGCGACCTGAAAGAGCAGGTCACCGACGAACTGCTGCCGCGCGCATTCAGCATCCAGCGCGATACGCGCGTGTGGATCGACACCGTCAACGGCTGGCTCGCGATCGATTCCGCGTCGCAGGCGCTGGGCGACGATGTGCTCGGACTGCTGGTCAAGTCGGTGGATCGTTTGCCGATCATGAGCGTGCGCGTCGCGCAGGCGCCCGTTTCGGCGATGACCAACTGGTTGCTCGCGGGCGACGGCCCCGTCAATTTCACGCTGGACCAGGATACCGAGCTGCGCTCGCCCGCAGAGGGCAACGCGACGGTGCGCTACGTCGGCCACGCGCTCGAAGCAGACGACATGCGCCGTCATATCGAGGCGGGCAAGCAGTGCATGCGTCTGGCGATGACGTGGAACGACCGCGTGTCGTTCGTGCTGACGCCGTCGCTGACCATCAAGCGCGTGACGCCGCTCGACGTCATCAAGGAAGCCGCCGACCCGACCGCGCAGAACGACGACGAACAGTTCGAGTCCGATTTCACGCTGATGACGGGCGAACTGGCGAAGATGCTGGACGGCATCGTCGATGCGCTCGGCGGCGAGCTCGACGACGGCATTGCGCCCGCAAAGGCCGCGTGA
- a CDS encoding nitrogen fixation protein NifQ, whose amino-acid sequence MTTESNHARDAEVARLLDHAAHRNAADTIMFARLIGAKAASGELLHLGLTRTALDALRSRHFRDAAPLHAVPEHIVASAHQPFVDALRAFLLRQESSLAGTDADAQCLATIIATACLRPDHLWRDLGLDGRDDVTAILTRHYPQLVARNTDNTRWKKFLARELALAEGRAPAPAPGCPGCEDYAFCYPPR is encoded by the coding sequence ATGACAACGGAGTCGAATCACGCACGCGACGCGGAAGTCGCGCGCTTGCTCGATCACGCGGCGCACCGCAACGCAGCCGATACGATCATGTTCGCGCGACTGATCGGCGCGAAGGCCGCGAGTGGCGAACTGCTGCATCTCGGCTTGACGCGCACCGCGCTTGACGCGTTGCGCTCACGTCATTTCCGCGACGCGGCGCCGCTGCATGCAGTGCCCGAGCACATTGTCGCGAGCGCGCATCAGCCTTTCGTCGATGCGTTGCGCGCTTTCCTGCTGCGTCAGGAGTCCTCGCTCGCTGGGACGGATGCCGACGCGCAATGCCTCGCGACGATCATCGCCACTGCGTGCCTGCGTCCCGATCACCTGTGGCGCGATCTCGGACTCGACGGGCGCGACGACGTCACGGCGATCCTCACGCGCCACTACCCGCAACTCGTCGCGCGCAACACGGATAACACCCGCTGGAAGAAGTTCCTCGCGCGCGAACTGGCGCTTGCTGAAGGCCGTGCGCCAGCGCCTGCGCCGGGCTGTCCGGGCTGTGAAGACTACGCCTTCTGCTATCCGCCGCGTTGA
- a CDS encoding LysR family transcriptional regulator — MAMSKESIDSHMLRVLHTLLTESSVSRAASLLGQSQPTVSLALRRLRELTGDPLLVRSGSRMVPTSHALTLIAPAAQALSHIDAILHPNTAFDPATTTGTFRIGTPDYLDVSFVPAVIDAFHSAAPNAKLEFKHLMMIDGGYENGLETGLLDLVIGNWKTPPGHLHLQPLCQDELVCLMRNDHPIVRGKLTRAAYESAEHLAVTTVNTTAWGTIDIELARNGLSRTVTTTLPYFGMAPYVLVRSDLLFTTTRTLASHYASVLPLRIEPIPGGATALTYYQLWHDRVHRCDAAVWLRRLVVNVARTLSA; from the coding sequence ATTGCGATGTCGAAGGAAAGCATCGACTCCCATATGCTCAGAGTCCTCCATACGCTGCTCACGGAATCGAGCGTATCGCGCGCCGCCTCACTGCTTGGCCAGTCTCAGCCTACGGTCAGCCTGGCGCTTCGCCGACTGCGCGAACTGACGGGCGATCCCCTACTCGTGCGTAGCGGCAGCCGCATGGTGCCGACCAGTCACGCACTGACGCTGATCGCCCCTGCCGCACAGGCGTTGAGCCACATCGACGCCATTCTTCACCCGAATACCGCGTTCGATCCCGCGACGACTACCGGCACCTTTCGCATCGGCACACCGGACTACCTCGACGTGTCGTTCGTGCCCGCCGTCATCGATGCTTTCCACTCGGCGGCACCCAATGCGAAGCTCGAATTCAAGCATCTGATGATGATCGACGGTGGTTACGAGAATGGACTGGAAACGGGATTGCTCGACCTCGTGATCGGCAACTGGAAAACGCCGCCCGGGCATCTGCACCTGCAGCCTTTATGTCAGGACGAACTGGTTTGTCTCATGCGCAACGATCATCCCATCGTGCGCGGCAAGCTGACGAGAGCGGCCTATGAAAGCGCGGAACATCTGGCCGTAACGACCGTCAATACGACCGCATGGGGCACCATCGATATCGAACTGGCGCGCAACGGCCTGTCGCGCACGGTCACGACAACACTACCCTACTTCGGCATGGCACCCTATGTGCTGGTCCGTTCTGATCTACTCTTCACGACGACTCGTACGCTCGCCAGCCATTACGCGAGTGTCCTTCCTTTACGGATCGAACCGATACCCGGCGGCGCAACTGCGCTCACGTACTATCAGCTTTGGCATGATCGTGTGCATCGATGCGATGCGGCTGTCTGGTTGCGTCGGCTAGTCGTGAATGTGGCAAGGACGCTCTCTGCCTGA
- a CDS encoding glutamate/aspartate ABC transporter substrate-binding protein has product MNRLTSLALALCVAAPCFTAMTNATAQDAPPTLAKVEAANLIAIGHRETSVPFSYVDSNNQVIGFSQDLCNRIIDAVKAKTHKPNLQVRFIPVTSQNRISLVQNGTVDLECGVTTNLTSRQNQVAFGDTFFVATTRLLTRKDSGVKDFPDLAGKTVVTNQGTTSERILRKMNEEKKMNMQIISAKDYGEGRMTLETGRAVAYMMDDVLLAGTRTLTAKPADWVIVGTPQSSEAYGFMLRKGDPAFLKVVDDTLAQVMKSGEIDAMYDRWFMKPVPPKNMNFDFPMSENLRALYKNPNDKAFE; this is encoded by the coding sequence ATGAACCGACTGACTTCGCTCGCACTCGCCCTGTGCGTCGCGGCGCCCTGCTTCACCGCAATGACGAACGCCACCGCGCAGGACGCGCCGCCGACGCTCGCCAAAGTCGAGGCCGCCAATCTGATCGCGATCGGCCATCGCGAGACGTCGGTGCCGTTCTCGTATGTCGATTCGAACAATCAGGTGATCGGCTTTTCGCAGGACTTGTGCAACCGGATCATCGACGCAGTGAAGGCCAAAACACACAAGCCGAATCTGCAGGTGCGCTTCATTCCCGTCACGTCGCAGAACCGCATTTCGCTGGTGCAGAACGGCACCGTCGATCTCGAATGCGGCGTGACGACCAATCTCACATCGCGTCAGAACCAGGTCGCGTTCGGCGATACGTTTTTCGTCGCGACCACGCGCCTGCTCACGCGCAAGGATTCGGGTGTCAAGGACTTTCCCGATCTGGCGGGCAAGACGGTCGTGACGAATCAGGGCACGACGTCAGAACGCATCCTGCGCAAGATGAACGAAGAGAAGAAGATGAACATGCAGATCATCAGCGCGAAGGACTACGGCGAAGGCCGCATGACGCTGGAGACGGGCCGCGCCGTCGCGTACATGATGGACGACGTGCTGCTCGCAGGCACGCGCACGCTGACGGCGAAGCCTGCCGACTGGGTGATCGTCGGCACGCCGCAATCGTCGGAAGCGTATGGCTTCATGCTGCGCAAGGGCGACCCGGCCTTCCTCAAGGTCGTCGACGACACGCTCGCGCAGGTCATGAAGAGTGGCGAGATCGACGCCATGTACGACCGGTGGTTCATGAAACCCGTGCCGCCCAAGAACATGAACTTCGACTTTCCGATGAGCGAGAACCTGCGCGCGCTCTACAAGAATCCGAACGACAAGGCATTCGAATAA
- a CDS encoding IS4 family transposase, producing the protein MDLGDPRRDRRAKELVKRFASRPTASIPGACEDWAETMAAYRFLGNERIDWRDMMQPHWDRTTARMGQLPVVLCIADTTELNFNGQDIEGAGPLSYEAQVGMYLHATYAVTPDREPLGVINSWMFAREPRDANGRRGGVKESVRWIESYEIVAEQAGSLPDTRLVYVADREGDIAALMQRAQELGEPADWLIRSQHNRALKDEEKLWDKVHASHTLGHISFVLPGRSGQKAREVKQELRSQRITLPGRAGITLTCIEAYEVEAPAGVKPVIWRLVTNREAGDTDALTELVDWYRARWEIEMFFNVLKNACRVEALQLSQMERVEKALALYMVVSWRIARLMRLGRTCPELDASLFFAADEIHGAHVLSKKPRPKKTPTLNQMIRMIASLGGFLGRKSDGEPGAKTLWIGMQRVMDAVITIQILRDGYDTSV; encoded by the coding sequence CTGGATCTGGGTGATCCACGGCGAGACCGGCGCGCGAAGGAACTGGTCAAACGGTTTGCCAGCCGGCCGACGGCCAGTATCCCGGGCGCGTGCGAAGACTGGGCCGAGACGATGGCGGCCTATCGCTTTCTGGGCAATGAGCGCATCGACTGGCGCGACATGATGCAACCGCATTGGGATCGCACCACAGCGCGCATGGGGCAGTTGCCGGTGGTGCTGTGTATTGCCGATACGACGGAGCTGAACTTTAACGGTCAGGACATCGAGGGTGCCGGCCCGCTCAGCTATGAAGCACAGGTGGGCATGTACCTTCACGCGACCTACGCGGTAACGCCGGATCGCGAACCACTGGGCGTAATCAATTCGTGGATGTTTGCGCGCGAGCCACGCGATGCAAACGGCAGGCGTGGCGGCGTGAAAGAAAGTGTGCGATGGATAGAAAGCTACGAGATCGTCGCCGAACAGGCGGGCAGCCTGCCTGACACGCGGCTGGTGTACGTGGCCGATCGTGAAGGCGACATCGCGGCACTCATGCAGCGTGCGCAGGAACTGGGTGAACCGGCGGACTGGCTGATTCGCTCGCAGCACAATCGCGCCTTGAAGGACGAAGAAAAGCTGTGGGACAAGGTGCACGCGAGTCACACGCTTGGCCATATCAGCTTCGTGTTGCCCGGGCGCAGTGGCCAGAAGGCGCGTGAAGTGAAGCAGGAACTGCGTAGCCAGCGCATCACGCTGCCAGGGCGAGCCGGTATTACGCTTACCTGCATTGAGGCGTATGAGGTGGAAGCACCAGCGGGCGTAAAGCCCGTCATCTGGCGTCTTGTCACCAACCGCGAAGCGGGTGATACGGATGCGCTCACCGAACTCGTTGACTGGTACCGCGCGAGGTGGGAAATCGAGATGTTCTTCAATGTCCTGAAGAACGCCTGCCGGGTTGAGGCGCTGCAGCTCTCGCAGATGGAGCGGGTGGAGAAGGCACTTGCACTGTACATGGTCGTATCGTGGCGCATCGCACGGCTCATGCGTCTAGGCAGAACGTGTCCAGAGCTGGACGCATCACTGTTCTTTGCAGCTGACGAGATACATGGCGCTCACGTGCTCTCGAAAAAGCCACGCCCGAAAAAGACACCAACGCTCAACCAGATGATACGGATGATCGCGTCACTGGGCGGATTCCTCGGGCGTAAAAGCGACGGTGAACCGGGCGCGAAGACGCTGTGGATCGGCATGCAGCGGGTCATGGATGCGGTGATCACCATCCAGATCTTGCGCGACGGTTATGACACTTCTGTATAA
- a CDS encoding ABC transporter substrate-binding protein — protein MIRSIKQRAALFAAVATAATVLTAGNAHAADSNAAKSGSWCSAGKTVHFAGITWESGAFATEVLRQILEKGYGCKTDVVPGSTAATETALAHNDVQVWAEQWTGRSEITAKAVETGSVKLVGDTLPGGTKEGWFVPDYVVKGDPSRGIKASAPGLASVADLPKYKNVFTDDEEPNKGRFLNCPSGWDCERVNTRLLKVLKLDDAYTNFRPGTGAALDAAIASAYTRGAPILFYYWGPAALMAKYKLTELKMPAFNDACWQTLRNESSTQQCASSYMVSHVTVGASTPFYNAEPQLMTMFTKVKFPMDFLNATILDMSVKKLDAQAMAAQFLRTHSEMWKAWVPADVAAKVQAGIAS, from the coding sequence ATGATTCGATCCATCAAGCAGCGCGCGGCTCTGTTCGCCGCCGTCGCCACTGCAGCAACCGTACTCACAGCAGGCAACGCGCATGCCGCCGATAGCAACGCCGCGAAATCCGGAAGCTGGTGCAGCGCGGGCAAGACCGTGCACTTCGCGGGCATCACGTGGGAAAGCGGCGCGTTCGCGACGGAAGTGCTGCGGCAGATTCTGGAGAAAGGCTACGGCTGCAAGACGGACGTCGTGCCGGGCAGCACGGCCGCGACGGAAACGGCGCTCGCGCACAACGACGTGCAGGTCTGGGCCGAGCAATGGACGGGACGCAGCGAGATCACCGCGAAGGCTGTCGAGACGGGCAGCGTGAAACTGGTCGGCGATACGCTGCCGGGCGGCACGAAGGAGGGCTGGTTCGTGCCCGACTACGTCGTGAAGGGCGATCCCTCGCGCGGCATCAAGGCATCGGCGCCGGGGCTCGCGTCGGTGGCGGATCTGCCGAAGTACAAGAACGTCTTTACCGACGATGAAGAGCCGAACAAGGGCCGCTTCCTGAACTGCCCGAGCGGCTGGGATTGCGAGCGCGTGAACACGCGGCTCCTGAAAGTGCTCAAGCTGGATGACGCGTACACGAACTTCCGCCCCGGCACGGGCGCGGCGCTCGATGCCGCGATCGCATCGGCCTACACGCGCGGCGCGCCGATCCTGTTCTATTACTGGGGTCCCGCTGCGCTGATGGCGAAGTACAAGCTGACCGAACTGAAAATGCCCGCGTTCAACGATGCATGCTGGCAGACGCTGCGCAACGAGAGCAGCACGCAGCAATGCGCGTCGTCGTACATGGTGTCGCACGTGACGGTCGGCGCGTCGACGCCGTTCTACAACGCCGAGCCGCAATTGATGACGATGTTCACGAAGGTCAAGTTCCCGATGGACTTCCTGAACGCGACGATTCTCGACATGAGCGTCAAGAAACTGGATGCGCAGGCCATGGCCGCGCAGTTCCTGCGCACGCATTCGGAAATGTGGAAGGCGTGGGTGCCCGCCGATGTCGCCGCGAAGGTGCAGGCGGGGATCGCGAGCTGA
- a CDS encoding rubredoxin, whose product MKIWECVICGFRYDEALGIPDAGIAAGTRWEDVPQDWVCPDCGTGKQDFDMQLVTA is encoded by the coding sequence ATGAAGATCTGGGAATGCGTGATCTGCGGGTTTCGCTACGATGAAGCGCTCGGTATACCGGACGCTGGCATTGCGGCCGGTACGCGCTGGGAGGATGTGCCGCAAGACTGGGTGTGCCCGGATTGCGGTACCGGAAAGCAGGATTTCGACATGCAGTTGGTGACAGCATGA
- the ftrA gene encoding transcriptional regulator FtrA, with protein MQDHLVAALVYDRLCTFEFGCVTELFALERPELGVTWYRFAVCAVEPGPIRAAGGISIAAPYSLRMLDRASTIVVPGWRDPDERPPEPLLKKIRAAVERGARVCSICSGVFVLAAAGVLDGKTVTTHWRYADKLQQRYPQLRVKPDALYVDEGQVITSAGSAAGLDMLLHLVRRDYGSAIANRVAQRLVVPPHREGGQAQFVPRPMPQDDSGRLARLMDYVRANPAHAHTLASLADQAAMSPRTLQRQFRDATGMAPYEWLIRERVAVARELLESPADLPMSRVAELAGFGSEESLRRHFRRIALTSPGAYRKKFGVSAVVA; from the coding sequence ATGCAAGATCATCTCGTCGCCGCGCTCGTCTACGACCGCCTGTGCACTTTCGAATTCGGTTGCGTGACCGAATTGTTCGCGCTTGAGCGCCCGGAACTCGGCGTGACGTGGTATCGCTTCGCCGTCTGCGCGGTCGAACCGGGGCCGATTCGCGCGGCGGGCGGGATCAGCATTGCTGCGCCGTATTCGCTCAGGATGCTCGATCGCGCGTCGACGATCGTCGTGCCCGGCTGGCGCGATCCCGACGAGCGTCCGCCCGAGCCGCTGCTGAAAAAAATCCGCGCGGCCGTCGAGCGCGGCGCGCGTGTCTGTTCGATCTGCTCGGGCGTGTTCGTGCTGGCCGCGGCGGGCGTGCTCGACGGCAAGACGGTCACGACCCACTGGCGATACGCGGACAAGTTGCAACAGCGCTATCCGCAACTGCGCGTGAAGCCCGATGCCCTGTATGTCGACGAAGGGCAGGTGATTACGTCGGCGGGATCGGCGGCGGGGCTCGACATGCTGCTGCATCTCGTGCGGCGCGACTACGGCAGCGCGATTGCGAACCGTGTCGCGCAGCGGCTCGTCGTGCCGCCGCATCGCGAGGGCGGCCAGGCGCAGTTCGTGCCGCGTCCGATGCCGCAGGACGACAGCGGCCGTCTCGCGCGACTGATGGACTACGTGCGCGCCAACCCCGCGCACGCGCATACGCTGGCGTCGCTGGCGGACCAGGCGGCGATGAGTCCGCGCACGTTGCAACGGCAGTTTCGCGACGCGACGGGGATGGCGCCGTACGAATGGTTGATTCGCGAGCGTGTGGCGGTTGCGCGGGAACTGCTGGAATCGCCCGCCGACCTGCCGATGTCGCGCGTCGCGGAACTGGCAGGCTTCGGGTCCGAGGAATCGCTGCGTCGGCATTTCCGGCGCATTGCGTTGACGAGTCCGGGCGCGTATCGCAAGAAGTTCGGCGTGTCGGCGGTGGTGGCGTGA
- a CDS encoding rhodanese-like domain-containing protein yields MSVVTAVAAAESAAALAHFTASLAFETDCADVHMALAQGPNAIDFVLLDVRSPAMFARGHVPGAINLPHGKIVASKLAGYPPDTLFVTYCAGPHCNGATRGAIRLAQLGRPVKVMVGGVTGWVDEGFELATAASV; encoded by the coding sequence ATGTCAGTTGTAACCGCTGTCGCCGCAGCCGAGAGCGCTGCCGCATTAGCCCATTTCACGGCTTCATTAGCCTTCGAAACGGATTGTGCCGATGTTCATATGGCGTTGGCCCAAGGCCCGAACGCAATTGATTTCGTGTTGCTTGACGTACGCAGCCCGGCGATGTTCGCACGAGGCCATGTGCCGGGTGCCATCAACCTGCCGCATGGGAAGATCGTGGCATCGAAACTGGCTGGCTATCCGCCCGATACCCTGTTCGTGACCTACTGTGCCGGTCCGCATTGCAACGGCGCGACGCGTGGTGCGATCCGGTTGGCGCAACTTGGCCGCCCCGTGAAGGTGATGGTTGGAGGCGTGACCGGGTGGGTTGATGAAGGCTTCGAACTCGCGACCGCTGCCAGCGTTTGA